catgcctgcttgcatatttgtttgcctgcttgcatgcctgcttgcatgcctgcttgcatgcctgcttgcatgcctgcttgcatgtttgtttgcttgcttgcatgcttgcatgcttgcttgcatgcttgcttgcatgcttgcttgcatgcttgcttgcatgcttgcttgcatgcttgcttacatgcttgcttgcagcagagcttgcaacattccttgcataattacatgcttacttacatgctcactttcatgcttgcttgcatgcttgcttgcatgtttgcttgcatgcttgcttgcatgcttgcttgcatgcttgcttgcatgatttcttgcatgcttgcttgcatgcttgcttgcatgcttgcttgcatgcttgaatgcatgtttgcttgcatgctcgaatgcatgcttactactagcactatttcttgcaaaattacatgcttgcttgcatgcttgaatgcagctttgaatgcatgcttgcttgcatgcttgcttgcatgcttgcttgcatgcttgcttgcatgcttgcttgcatgcttgcttgcatgctcgaatgcatgattgcttgcactattccttgcataattacatgcgtccttacatgcttgcttgcatgctgacttgcatgcttacttgcacgcttgcttgcatgcttgctgcatgctttaatgcatgtttgcttgcatgctcgaatgcatgattgcttgcactattccttgcataattacatgcgtccttacatgcttgcttgcatgctgacttgcatgcttacttgcacgcttgcttgcatgcttgaatgcatgtttgcttgcatgctcgaatgcatgcttgcttgcactattccttacatacttgcatgcttgcttgcatgctagaatgcagctttgaatgcatgcttgcttgcatgctcgaatgcatgcttgcttgcactaaccttgcataattacatgcttccttacatgctcacttgcatgcttgcttgcatgctagaatgcagctttgaatgcatgtttgcttgcatgctcgaatgcatgattgcttgcactattccttgcataattacatgcttgcttgcatgcttgcttgcatgcttgcttgcatgcttgcttacatgctcacttgcatgcttgctggcttgcttgcttgattgcttgcttctttgaaatgttaatggttaacgcgagcgaagccgcgggtaaaagctagtcttGTATATTTCTAGATCGAGCATCAAATTCCTTTTTAGGGtgccgtacccaaagggtgccaacgggaccatGACATTTCGgcgatttttttacaagctttttattaacttgcaatgtaactgtttgttcgggtggaatctttcaactcaaatttgaagtggatatcttcagcCGATTGCAATGAAAGtatgcatgcatgtataaatccaaTGATAATCTAATATCATTATAACCtggagctgatctgatgatgaagctaGAGGGTGGCCATAaaaactctgtaataaaacgacacgaccgtaTCGAGTTTGGACTATTTTGGACTCGATTGATTCAtattgacgagtactttggtaaccaggggcaaaaagtacaatcagctaAAAATCTTCTATTcgaatttttatcaaaaacttattactgaactgtttttaaaacattgcagGTACGGAAGCTGTTCATGTACGGGTCCgcctcgcacttgaccggtttttctgATTTTGCTTTCATGTCGTGTCTATTATGAGATCGTTATGTCATCATCACGTGTCAGCAATCTGACTTTTCGACATCATACCGTTAGGTTGTTTTAAGTATACAATCTATTTTGacacttaaaagttgaaatattaaaagtgaggctgaatatttttacgtttttaattattcttcctTTTTCACCtaactgttattttttctatttaataaacagatttttaagtttatcttcTACAAGgttctaattaaataaatatttcttcaaCCGAATATTCGTACCtattaattaaagttaatttaagtTTCGTTCGTCAATATACCATTGATTCTTTTAGCGTATTACATAATTACAAATAGTTACGGCCTTTGCCTGAACATTTATCCTTTGGTCTCTCATTAAGCTAAGCCATCTGCTTTCTAATcaaacatttcatattttttgccaGTATCCGATTTAATCCGAGATAGTCCATTTGAACTTCAGAAAAACTACATGAATGAAATACCAAGCCAAGTCCCCTCGAAATAaacggcagggctactacgaaactcttaaatcgaagttcgtatcgtaccatccctctcactctcgtattaaataatataagcgtcagcgggacggtacgataggaacttcgattttcgagtttcgtagtagcccagcggacactaattaaaactttttattatgattgttgTTAAGCTAAACACTAGTTAAAATAACGatgcgaaatatttaacatttACCTCCGATAGTGCTTTCATATGTTACAGCATTGGCTCTTATTTTAAATCGTTAAATTATCATATGTTTAGCGTTTTCTCACTTAATTTTGAATTCATGTATAGTCATTAAATTCTGCTTTAAGTCTAGAGCTGTTTAATGCCAATTTATGAAAGATTTGGATTGTATAAcgattgaaattatttataatgtaatcaattaattaatgattattttatagttacaaAAGTAACCTCGCATAAATTAGCTATATTGTTATGAGTGAATGGACATTTAAAAgtgaaatttaacatttacgTTTATAGGCGTCTAAAAACAATGAATCGCTatggttttattattgaatgataataaatatgaatttaatgtGGTCGGCAACCAGTCAAATGACTAATTAACAACATCGTAAATCAAGACAGTAGGATACTAAAtgcgaataaaaaataaatgacatcAATAACGATTTTATAATCATGTAAGCATTAATGGTTTAGGGTTATAGAAAGTTTTCAGCGGCAGAACTATAAAGTCCTAAGTGATGGGGCAGATAACGCGAGATTTCTTtgttgtaatttattaaatgaagcgttactttgcggaggtccattgtCAATGAactatagtagattattgtcgtggcgtggaagtaggcaattgctggctgagtatgagtattaaacggacgagcttgcgagtccgtttaactaatacgaagccagcaattgctattccagccgagaataatttatattagtctcggctggaatagcaattgctggcttcgatttttgagaaaagctttatagcttttctcaaaaatggtgaataattctgaaatagaataaactttttctcaaaaaatattataaaatttaattttattccaatattttcttatgctttcccgccttttttcattaaaaataaactgcaggtgtatttttccaccgaaaacaccacaagctatttcagacccaatagaaaaagtccggagcaccaacaaaatatctgataccggccattagacttggctgtatacgacttgtgccaacgtttccatggcctttttaacttaaaaaaaaaatgtgactgattgcaggcgcgctaattcatggttgtcgagctagcgcgcctgcaatctttttaacttttaaatttttcgctgaccataaactatgcacttcaccttctgatacttcctcacccgcgacctcatgatagttacgtttatgcaagaaatgtgtgttcatgcagttcttccacgCTCGAAATGTCAACTCTCAAAATTCGTATAGACGGCTTGGAATCAAGAGGTCAAAACGAGGCGATACAACAAACGGATCCTTTTCTGCGATGAACGCGCATACCTGTATCTTTTGGGATTAAATTCGACCAAGTTTAGTCTGCCGCAATCTGAGATATGCTGACGCTctccccagtgcggattgggaacttcacacgcaccattgaattgcttcgcaggttagtgcaggtttcctcacgatgttttccttcaccgcaaagctcgtggtaaatttcaaatgtaattccgcacatgaattacgGCCCTACggcgcctacggtataccttaacctatatcctcaaaaaaaaaaactaaaatctattttaattttaattcctgAAAATGGAACTTAAACTAAAGGAAGTATTGCTATAAGTTCTGATTAAATTTATCAGTCGCTTTTCTAATGGAATGGTGCTTCTAGACAACTACGTACGTCTGGCAGTCAATATCTGTGTAAAACTGGCCAGAAGTAACgatcaaaacatttattatttgaaCGCAAcgcaagtaggtacctataatgcGTGGTTATGAGGACAGTCAAGGTCAGTATTTCGTACTAACGAGCTTGACCCGCTTTCAAAGAACTTTGAACGAACAActtttattacatattatatatatggGGGCAAGTCGcgaagtcgagcaaaacaaaaacaaaggcacggccgtaccatacttttctcgaggccattcaggctattttcaacatcctGTAATTTTGTTATGGGTAAAGCTAGAACCCTGAAtttttaggtacctataggGCCTAATGGGACTTAAATATATTATCAATAACATTCAATTTGAACATGTAGAATTACAACTATTACATGTATGCTAAAGTTCCTCACTTTTGTCACTGACATACCTACTGCACTGACTCACGATCATCTTATTTCTAAGGTACTTCTAGCAAACCCACAAGctccaaattttaaatataattagtttttagcCTATATCATCACAGAAACATCGAAAATGTTGCAATTTCAGTCACGTTTCAGTTATATAAACTGCATAAGTAAATTTGTAATCCCATATAAATACTTGCGATTACAAAGTTACACAGCAATGAGTTTATTGAACGTATActagtgtgtatgtttgtgtgtgtgtgtgtgtttgtgtgtgtgtgtttgtgtgtgtgcgtgtgagtGCGTGTGCCTCAGATGAGATGAGGATGTGGATGGAAGAGAGAATGGACGCGATGAACAAAGGACGATGGGCGGTAGACGATGGACGAGGATCGACGATGGACGATGGAGGATGGACGATATGGACCGGGAGATGGTGAGTGACACAGAATATTAGatgatttgtaccagtatggcggttcttcaggggtctaattacaaaaaagaaaatgatggtcatagtgctggtaccggcggcccaatcgcgtgggcgtgaatctaatttaacttgcaagatttgacccgcacgcacataaaggtaaaccaaaaatatatgactattgtcaagagggcgctattgttcttatttatatggcaatagttcagtatagtcggaacaataacatcttgacttgtctacgtTTACCTGTTAaatctgatgttaatttggaaaggttttgtagtgaaatagtttcatttcccaagcgtttttttcagtagtttattataaacattatttacaatgatccgttgttgactactaatCGTTTTGGGCCTTTactgttattgttcaaagaaactgccacagtgacactgacaatcattaaaattattgccagtgtaagacattagttccaatgaaattccgcaacatggcgaatagtcatatatttctggccAGGCTTTACATAGATACAAGATACATTGCAATTtaaatatagtagattgttcaacaagtgACTAAAACAAGCcttaatgacacgagatgtttagtctcgcgttaaacactctacttccACTTTAAAtgcggaaaaaaaacaatgttttgttcttaattacAATACATACCTAttgctttttaaaaacgtacgctcgactaatggacaggtagctggacctctggaataacacataggctattttttaccccgatattcccacgggatagggataaaatcttggaataataaccgctgagcttagagtcatgaaatttggtatgttgatagctggacgtctggaataacacataggcgactttttgacccgatattcccacgggatacttagggataaaatcttgaaataacaaccgttgggctcAGAGCcatgaaattaaatatgtaggtagctggacctctggaataacacataggctacttttatcccgatattcccacgggatagggataaaatctcgaagtaataaccgctgggcttagagtcacgaaatttggtatgtaggtagctggacgtctggaataacacataagcgacttttcgacccgatattcccacgggatacctagggataaaatttcgaaataacaactactgggcttagagccatgaaatttgatatgtaggtagctggacctctggaataatacataggctattttttaccccgatattcccacgggatagggataaaatcttgaaataataaccactgagcttagagtcatgaaatttggtatgtaggtagctggatgtctagaaaaacacatagatgactttttgacccgatattcccacgggatacgtaggtataaaatgtcgaaataacaaccgctgggcttagaggcatgaaatttagtatgtaggtagccggacgtctggaataacacatacgctactttttatcccgatattcccacgggatagttttgtaactaagggaccccatacatccctgtattattattattattattttgtaattttttctttaattgtatactgtagtttttaagtattttatttgtaataatttaatttagaaaaaaaatactgccaagtttcttgcggcgcattataCTTGGCAGTAagggtctttccgaaagcgctggtagtttaaacaatgacgtgtaaaagtgcccattgcggcctatttactgaataaatgatttgaatttggatagggaaaaaaatttgaaatttcagcactgggtttagagtcatgaattttgtacagttcattcacaacacaacctcaatgaagaccacgatataaattttgggaatttccaggggaattttgtaaaatcccgaaaatttcaattacaACTACCAggccgaatagtttacgcgtgcgaagccgcgggtaaaagctagtataataaatgcgaaagtttgtaagtctgtttgtttatttgttacttcatcacgtgcAAACCGCTGAAacaattaagatgaaattcgttatacagatagtttgcgtcccggggaaggatagtttttaacccggaaaatgccatagttcccgcgggatagtgaaaaccgaattctacgcggacggagtcgcgggtaatggctagtccttaatataattgaatagattcatattcgtagtcattaattgtgttttatgaaatgaaatcgtgttttttgaatatttttgcacaATTGCCATTTtaaggttatttccacgcctaaaaatcctccattcacaaacaccgtgttggctgtttaagggtttcacacaaaaattaaaaaaaaaactttaatccctcgagaataaaaaggagctttagtcccgatatgcagagcctaaagtaacattttaagggcatgagaagtgaaaaagcttttaaaaaaaggttatgGTAACATTTTTAAAGCACAAGTTAACACGTAGTCTCTTTGAAAGCCTACTACAACTTTCATGGAAAGCGCCCTCtattcttatttaaaattaaaatattatcccacaaGCATGCATAACCGAGATAATAAAGTATCCCTATATCTATATCTAATTGCCAAGTTTCATCTCAATCTGTTCTGCCATTATTGTGCGAATGTAAAACCATCCAAAATCCGAATagccaaacatcttcacaaacatgctcatttataatattaatagggtAGAAGGATGTTGGgtattactaaaacaaataactaaattttttaaaatatttcttcatactattacttacaaaaaacATACCTAGATTTTTTGGGGACCTAACTTAACTTGGAACTATAACTAACTGCACTCATTATCAGTACCTACGTAacctattttttataaaaaaataaaaacaattaattacatatttgcATAAACAGGCGCCGTTTCAATTTATAGCAGGTCGCTCGCGGAGCATTGTTAATATTAAATGAATTAATTGGatcaataaaaatatgatttacatTCGCTTTTAAAGCACTGTAAGTAGTCACGTGTTCCCGACAGTGGTTAACTCCACCCATATCATGTTTCACTAACTGCTTTGGATTGTATAAATAAAGCTAAATTTTATGTTCCTGGCCATTATCTGCGAGCAATTACGACCAGGAACATTATttctgatatatttttattgatcaTGAGCACCAAGAAGCAGCGCTACAGAAATACCCAATAAGTTAAAACAAGCAATAAAAATGGGCTAAAACAGATCAGTGTAAATTTATTTAGTGTTTCTAACCCTGGACTCTTTCTGTTTGGATTAGTAGAATTTATGCGtttggatggccaagtggttagagaatcttactacgaagcttgaggtcccgggttcgattcctgacCGGGGCagttgtatgaataatacgaatgtttgttctcgagtcttggatgtttaataataatatgtatttaagtatgtatttttctatataaaggtttatccgttgcctagtatccacagtacaagacttgcttagtttaggactaggtcaataaaaTTCGTGTCAAGTAcccacgatatttatttatttatcttaattaaCTAAAgactgacgttaaattaaaaaaaaaaatttttttaagggAAACTAATATATTTCTAGCGTTGATATTTTACAATGTTATTCATATTAATCAATAATGATGTGTCAATCCCATTCCCAATAATCCTTAATCATATCGGAAACCTTTTCACCGATCATAATTGTAGCAGCATTTGTATTTGCTCTCACGATTCGTGGCATAATGCTTGCATCCGCCACCCTCAAGTTAAGCATTCCATGGACTCTTAACTCAGGGCTGACGACAGAGGTGACGTCTTCATAGGGACCCATTTTAACAGTACCTACTGGATGGTATAAAGTTGAAGTTAAATGACGAGCAATGCATTCAAAATATTTCTTACTCTTGAAGGCAAAATTCTCACAGCTCGTAAACGGCAAGCGAACTAAAGATGCGTTATACTGTTGTAATGCAAAAGTTTCTGTCAAATAAGACACAAATTCCATGCTTTGTACAATTGTCTCCACATCAAAAGCGTCATCAAAGTAATTAGCGTTAATCAGAGGTTTCTCATAAGGatctttactttttaattttattactcctAGAGAGTTTGGTTTAAGCAAAACCGACCAGAACAAAAGTAAAGGATATTGCTCGTTGAGCTCATATATAATATTCAGTGTGTTATCATCAAATTCGTGTGCTTTGTAAATGTCCAAAATCTCTTTTGATTTCGGTGGAAGAAGGATATGGTGAAACTGAATGTTTGGTATCATGTCGTTGAGATCAAATACATTGAGGAAGGAAATAACTTCCGTTGGTCCAAGGTTGGTAAAAAATCCggtttgttttgtaacaaaCTCTGTCATAAAAATACTGTAAGTTTCTTTGTCAAGCGGTAACATGTCGATGTTTAGGTTTATTAAGTTTGAAACAACTACATGATCTTGTAAATTAAGTCCCACAGGTAAATCTTCAACAATATCTATGCCCATCTCTTCGAGATGCTCTCGTGGACCAATACCGGATAGCATTAATAATTGAGGTGTGTTAATAGCACCCGCAGAGAGTATAATTTCTTTTCGCACTTTGATAATATTAATCTCCATTTCTTTCTGAACTTCAATTCCAATAGCAACTTTAGAATTTTCTCTAAAAATTATCTTAGtgactaaagttttttttaagacaaaCAAATTGCTTCTTTCTCTAGCGGGTGTCAAAAATGCACGAGCTGCGCTCTGGCGACGTCCCTTGTAAGCCGTGGCCAATGTTTTTAAAGCTCCCACTGTATCTTTTCCTGATAAATCTTGGACGATTGGTACCCCAATCTCCTCATAAGCATTTAATATTACGTTGCTCAAATTATGTGACCCAGTGTGCCTTCCAATGTTTAGCAGTCCGTCTTCGTTGTGGTATTTCTCTTTTTCATCTTTTGATATAAGATCATCGTGTAAAGCTTGACTCTTCTTGAAGTATGGTAACACCTCATCGTAACTCCAACCTTCGTTTCCCATATCATTCCATTCATTGAAATCTTCTTTATGACCGCGTACATAAAACATAGCATTTATGCTGCTACTTCCTCCTAAAGTTTTGCCCCGCGGCCAGTAGCATTGACTGTTTTTTGAGCTGAGACAGTAGTTTTGCCCCGGTTCAGTGCGATATTGCCAGTCATTTtgtgaatgaaataaattgaaGAATGCACCCACCAACTAAAACAAGTTTATAGACAATTTTGATTATTCGGTTccgatatttttataaacttatatTGATAGCAGCATATCTTATAGCATAATTAGTTATTTCGTAATTTCACGTCTTAAATTTTAAGGACTTACCTCAGTATCTAAGGTTGGATCGTCTCCGGCTTCCACTAAAAGGATTTTCCAGTCTGGGTTCTCACTTAGCCGATTTGCTATGACGGAACCCGCTGAGCCAGCTCCTACAATAATGAAGTCAAATTCTGGATCTGGAATGgccaaaatacaaaaatttataCTACGAGTACTCGTGTGATTTCATGTCATAAACTAGAACGAAGGAATTAACTATTCACCTGCCAGTATTTCGCTTCTTTTGTCTGGTGGCCATTGTAGAGGTGTCGTTAGGGAACAATGTGCTGCTATTATAGTATTCACGGCGAAAGTAAATGCAGATCCACTGCTTTGGACGACTTCAGTTGCAAGTAGGGGTAGAGATTCGTTGCATGGCCAAAAATCCATGACCAATAATTGAAGATATTGTTATTATCTAACACCCTTCTACTCTTCACCTCGTCTAGAACAGCAAGTGATGATTTGTCtacctatatatgtataataaagatAGTAATACTGTCGTGAAATTGACCGTGCCTAATGATGTAATCAGTACGCAATTTCATTGTTAAGGTCATGATGACTTGTTAAAACGTCTTGTTGTTCTTCAAATTGCTTGTAATTTTGGTGGCGTCATTTCGTGGTTTGGCAATGGCAGCTTCCCTTTGTAACTGCTCCCTACTAAAACcgaactgatgatgatgattcttgcTGCTGATACTTATATCTATCTTGTGCttataattaaactaattatttaacaTACTTATCAGTAAAACTTATCAACTCTTAATGTTTAACTAACTAGTAAAACTTTGTTCAGGTAAATACTCCTACTTATGAATATTAGCTAAAGTGGCCATGTGAATCGTCTAGTGATATATGTAGAACCTACGTTGTGTGCGCTGAGTAACCCAAAATAATTCAAGTGAAAAGTAAGAATGGAATAACTATTATATGATTAAGCAAACTATGTAGAAAAGTATTTTTCTCGGGAACTCTCAAACTTTAGGATATGAATTGAAAGTGTATTTCGGACTGATACCGGGGGCACAATGCCCCTGGGGGTTCCGCCAAATCTGTTTTAAATCCATATACCATCACCTAAGAACCCACCAGTATCTCCAAATACAACAATATTCCCCTTTAGAAGAGGTATATTGCAGATCAGAAAACCTACGCACTAACAACGGTACATGACAAAGTCATAAGTACAGATACAATTCTATGGCAAATGTTATACTTAACTTACAATAGGTTACCAGTGAACTCGCCTAACCTTATGAGTCATTCGCATGTATACCCTACCGCAGAATATCAGTAGAAAGCCTAACCTTATGACTCATTCCTTGTTTATAAGCTTACCGGTGAACTTGCCCAATCTTCCGACTCATTCACCAGTAAACTCTACTGTACATTGataatacacatataataatatacaagtcCCTATAGATACCTACCATTAATTGCCTAATGTTTTGACTCATTCAATCAAGTAATTATAATGTAAGGCCGCACGGTGCAATGCAGTACCTTGCTAGCTTTCCTAATAATGAGGACGGTGTGTTACTGCCCTAACACGCAGACCTAAATGTTGCTAGCTTCCTGGCAATATAGCCCCTAAGAAGAGGGAGCCAGCGGACTGGATACTTACAGgtgttcataaataaatatatagataaggGACCGTAATACTGAATTCCAATTATAAAAAGACGCGCCAGAAGCACGGTCTAGATCAAAGTCCTACAAGCTCGTTATAATGTTAGACAGTATTCCGGATGGGTGACTAGACAGATCGACTTTCGTCTCTCTGCCTCTGAAACGCCCACTCATTTCAGGTAGACAGGTGACTTGCATTACCTTACGTTGACACCATGTTAagataagattggttttttggaatctttttgtattttttatttcaattccaaatttttacttttacggtcatcccgtaaaacctaaattgaaaatacaaactgaaatatagatgcacagaaaaaccagaaaaataagaccagcactgggaatcgaacccaggttctcggtattaaaaagattccaaaaaaacaatcttaatttgattgcttaataacgatatctcttgtccgggtgagcggttagctCCAAtagaatgccgaaagtttctcgatgagggctacggtatagatgtcgctagcgtcactgcttaagtggctaaataagaaaaaagcaagctgagatatgtggtgcataggggaaattcgtgtctgtaccgttgaccagcagtggtgtagcggtatagcacgcggtacggaataccgaggacctgggttcgattcccagtgct
Above is a window of Choristoneura fumiferana chromosome 2, NRCan_CFum_1, whole genome shotgun sequence DNA encoding:
- the LOC141445546 gene encoding glucose dehydrogenase [FAD, quinone]-like; its protein translation is MDFWPCNESLPLLATEVVQSSGSAFTFAVNTIIAAHCSLTTPLQWPPDKRSEILADPEFDFIIVGAGSAGSVIANRLSENPDWKILLVEAGDDPTLDTELVGAFFNLFHSQNDWQYRTEPGQNYCLSSKNSQCYWPRGKTLGGSSSINAMFYVRGHKEDFNEWNDMGNEGWSYDEVLPYFKKSQALHDDLISKDEKEKYHNEDGLLNIGRHTGSHNLSNVILNAYEEIGVPIVQDLSGKDTVGALKTLATAYKGRRQSAARAFLTPARERSNLFVLKKTLVTKIIFRENSKVAIGIEVQKEMEINIIKVRKEIILSAGAINTPQLLMLSGIGPREHLEEMGIDIVEDLPVGLNLQDHVVVSNLINLNIDMLPLDKETYSIFMTEFVTKQTGFFTNLGPTEVISFLNVFDLNDMIPNIQFHHILLPPKSKEILDIYKAHEFDDNTLNIIYELNEQYPLLLFWSVLLKPNSLGVIKLKSKDPYEKPLINANYFDDAFDVETIVQSMEFVSYLTETFALQQYNASLVRLPFTSCENFAFKSKKYFECIARHLTSTLYHPVGTVKMGPYEDVTSVVSPELRVHGMLNLRVADASIMPRIVRANTNAATIMIGEKVSDMIKDYWEWD